The genomic stretch ttttcctttgtttcgtTAGTATATCCTCCTATATTTGTCTGAAGATAAATTACCAAGTATCATATGTTTCAGTTGTCAGTAGATATTTTCCAAAATGGGTGAGTTATAGTTGCTTGTTATTGATTTATATTATGTTGGATAACCATTGGTggataaaattttttgtttttgcatgtCAATAGACTGGCTATGCATGAGGAATCGTCCACCAGGCGCAAGGTGGATGATGATGTTCATGAAGGAGCTGTTCCTGCCTATTTGCTGGATCGTGAAAACACAACGCGAGCAAAAGTATGTTACACCTGCGATCTGAAAAGTACTGATTTTTCTTTCGCAGACACTCCTTTCTGTTTATGAATCTGACATGCACTATTAATAGGTTCTTAGCAATACCATTAAGCAAAAGAGGAAGGAGAAAGCTGGTAAATGGGAAGTCCCTCTACCCAAGGTAAGATCATAATCAACTTTCTTGCATGATTTTGTGGTTCTTTGTGTGGTGTATGGTGTGGGTGAATCATGGTGTATCTGTAATCAGTTaaattttatttggaatttaTATCCCTTCTTCAGGTGAGGCCTGTGGCCGAAGATGAAATGTTCAAAGTGCTCAGAACTGGTAAAAGAAAGAGTAAGTTTCCAGAACTCCCCTTCTTCATTatctttaatatatttattaatttttcttgaTATTGAAATTGTTTTATTGGTTAAAATTTGTTTCCTTGTTAATCTCACTTGTATGTTTTCGGCTTATGGTAAGATGATGGAATTCTAAAGTGTTAGAAGATGCTGTGAAGTTATTCTTCaatttgttctattttttctcacttttttttattatttggctAACTTCATAAGTCATGTTTGTCTGGAGACCATGAAATTCAATTTTGGGTTGTGGCTTTGTGGATTTACCAATGCAATCAAAGAACTGTCTACTGTTGTTCACTGTGTGATAAAGTAGCTCGTAGAATTTCTCTAATGCATCTGATTTTAGTGTGCTTACAATAAAACATGATTGTCTTTATGGTTGTTTTCATATAAAACGTGATTTGAGTGACTAGTAGTGCCCCTAATGCTCTAGGCCTGGATCTCTTTTGCAGCCAAACAATGGAAGAGGATGGTCACAAAAGCCACATTTGTGGGAGCTGGTTTTACAAGAAAACCTCCAAAGTATGAGCGCTTCATCCGTCCTAGTGGGCTGCGGTTCACCAAAGCTCATGTGACACACCCTGAACTCAAATGCACTTTCAATCTTGAGATTATCGGAGTAAAGAAAAATCCTAACGGTCAAATGTATACCTCTCTTGGCGTGATGACAAAGGGAACCGTCATTGAGGTACTACTGCCTTCCTTCAAATTTATACTTATGATCCACTGAGGAAGAACAAAGTTAGACGTGATgggtttacattttttttgtttcttctgttGTTGTGAATTTCAGGTAAATGTTAGTGAATTGGGTCTCGTTACACCGGCTGGGAAAGTTGTATGGGGTGAGATTATCCttctagttttttgttttttgtttttttttttttaaaataaataaaaaacctgCCATTGTTATGGATTTCAACTCCCATCCGTACATGTCTCATTTGGTTTGTTGTGATTTATGATAAAAGaaagtaatttattttgttgtggCGGATGCAGGGAAATACGCTCAGGTGACAAACGACCCTGAGAATGATGGTTGTATAAATGCTGTTCTGCTTGTCTAAGAGCATGTTATTTATAAAACAATGGTATATGTAGAGTTCTCATTTCGTTGACGTAGCTCAAGAGCGGCTGTTTTACCTATGAACACCAAAATAGGAGCAAACTATTTTAGCTTGAGCCttcctataatttttgtttttttatacatttaaaatataatttttgtttttttttttatcacaagaTTTTTGGCAagcaaaaaccaaaattttgaacgctttacaaaaattttggtgtttAATGACCCACAAATAATGACTTTTTGGCCCAAAAAAGATCATTATactaccccaaaaaaaaaagaaaagaaaaagggaccAATTTAGTGACTACGTTCTAGTGATGTGTCAATGGCCAAACACACCGCCAACTGGATGGTAACATGTCATTAGTGACGTGTGTTGCGCGTCACTAATCCATCCGTCAAGGATTTGATTTGGTGATGTGTTGAGTTGGCACACGTCACCAATTTGGTGATGTGTTAAATATGCACGTCACCATTTTTGTGACGTTCCAAGTGTCACACTGCACCAATTTGGTGACTTGTCTATTTTGGAATGTTACcaaattggtgacgtgtgaaaaaacgcattacaaaaattttggtgtttAATGACCCACCAATAATGACTTTTGGCCCAAAAAAGGTTATTAATTATTTGTCTAGTGACGttcaaaaaatgtcatttttcaAATGGTGAAGAGTGTATAGACTAGAAAATGGGCTAATGTCGTTTCAACAGTACAAAACGGCACATTTTAGAAGATAAAAGGTGCCGTTTGAACAGTGCACGACACCTTCTAAAAGGtgtcattttgcatttttcaaacGTCActactctttaaaaaattaacaaaaaaataacttttataaaaaatatatatatatagaggtggCCACCCCTCATTGGGTGTTGGGGGTGACCCGAAAGCCACCCCCGATCTACTCTGGGGTGGCCCCTTATGGGTGGCCCGTGAGCTACCTCTGCCACCTGTGGGGTGGCTCGTGGGCCACTCCTCCCCCCAAGTGTAGCTACCAGTAGccacatgtattttttattttttattttatttttaaaaaatgttttatatctGTGTTGgtgaaaatggaaatttttttaagttttttagtgTGGGTGGTTGTTTTAAACGCAGACTTTGGAAgctaatattttcaaattttgagacaTGTATTGTTCACACGTCACTATTCACATGCAAAACTATTCACGCGTCACTATTATAAAATAGTGACGTTTGAAcaatttaaaagtcacattttaATGGCGTTTTATCTAATGACTTACTATTCATACGTCACCAAATTAaggaatttttgtagtgacgaTTGGATTGAAGTGGTGCCGGCCGACAGCCGATGGTGAACCTTTGATGCGAAAGTCAGTAAATTTGTcaagaaaatgaatagaaaGAGTTGTAGGGCAGCAGAAGCTAGCTATTGTCTTGTTTAGGATGATGGCTCTCATTTATATTAGACTCCTAATTAATCATTaatgataaagataaagattaGTACTAGATAGGCTTAAAGGTTTACTAGTTGAATTTAGGACTAGATCATTTCAAATTAGAATTATGATTAATTAGGAGTCTTATCAATTTAAGAgtcatttgtatttatttaaagaCATTTTGTGacgaatgaaagaaagaaaaaaaattgtgaaagttATGGAATTCTCCCGCCCTGAGTGGAGTATTGTAGTCAATGTGCTATTGTAATCTCTCCTACCCGAAATAGTTAATATTATCaatatatttatgttattaGTTGTGGGTATTCATCACAACAAGTCACCTACAAgacaagaagaaaattattgaaGTGGCATCAGTCGGTAGCCGGTGGAAAAACCTCTGATACTGtaaatttgttgagaaaataaaatagaaagtttTATGGTATATATCTTTAACTCTTTTGATCTcataagtttataatatatttacataCCCAAACACTCAATGAAAGTATACCTGATATCATAGATCAAATCCTTGTAAAAGATAGTGTagagaaactctctctctcttttatagggtttctctctttctctctttcaaaaccttttttccTGCGTCTCTCCTCCCCTCCTCTTCCTGCAAATCCTAGTCTCAAATCCTCTGTTTCTCAAATCCTAAACTGTGACGGCGTGAGGAAAGAAAGTATAAGAGAGATagaggttttttatttatttatttttgtttttttgggtttgcgGGTTGGATTGGGTACTCGAGAATTGTAAAATATATTACCGCAACCCGCCCCGATCCGTACGGGTAgttaaaatttcaatatgaaTTTGCAAATTTTACACTCAAGGCAGGGCGGGTGGGTTGAGTTGCCTGGATTTGCCCACTCTTAATTTTGACACGATTCAGAACATGACACCAACACGACATGGAGTTATCGAATTTAAGTTTACCATAAATGGGTTTGAGTCATAAACGGATATGaccca from Corylus avellana chromosome ca1, CavTom2PMs-1.0 encodes the following:
- the LOC132165093 gene encoding uncharacterized protein LOC132165093; this translates as MPQGDYIDLHRKRNGYRLDHFERKRKKEAREVHKRSEYAQKALGIKGKMFAKKRYAEKAQMKKTLAMHEESSTRRKVDDDVHEGAVPAYLLDRENTTRAKVLSNTIKQKRKEKAGKWEVPLPKVRPVAEDEMFKVLRTGKRKTKQWKRMVTKATFVGAGFTRKPPKYERFIRPSGLRFTKAHVTHPELKCTFNLEIIGVKKNPNGQMYTSLGVMTKGTVIEVNVSELGLVTPAGKVVWGKYAQVTNDPENDGCINAVLLV